A part of Desulfomicrobium baculatum DSM 4028 genomic DNA contains:
- a CDS encoding AmiS/UreI family transporter produces MTLVLLVTIAMLWFPIGLFYFGQGDAKTCGAIAGFVGIITCIGGIIHATPLFGSDAFTATLLIPFGIVYLTISYCMLNGIEDLRSLGNLSLMMAFILAIAAYFYFTGGGIKPDGTSFIGKSLYLGCMMIAFVVLTVAVWAVTYGKLSPKVLGALLIVLSFLGLLVPAYDLIGFGKLPF; encoded by the coding sequence ATGACTTTGGTACTGCTTGTGACAATTGCCATGTTGTGGTTTCCGATCGGACTCTTTTACTTTGGCCAAGGGGATGCAAAAACCTGCGGCGCGATTGCCGGGTTCGTGGGCATAATAACGTGTATCGGCGGGATAATTCATGCAACGCCTCTGTTTGGGAGCGACGCTTTTACGGCGACATTGCTGATTCCCTTCGGCATTGTGTATCTTACAATCTCGTACTGCATGCTGAACGGAATCGAAGACCTGCGCTCTCTGGGCAACCTGAGCTTGATGATGGCATTCATTTTGGCCATCGCCGCGTATTTTTACTTCACCGGCGGGGGCATCAAGCCCGACGGAACGTCATTCATCGGCAAGAGTCTTTACCTTGGCTGCATGATGATTGCCTTTGTGGTGCTGACGGTCGCGGTCTGGGCCGTGACGTATGGAAAACTGTCACCCAAGGTATTGGGCGCACTCCTTATTGTTCTTTCATTCCTCGGCCTGCTCGTACCCGCGTATGACCTCATCGGATTTGGCAAGCTGCCATTCTAG
- the infA gene encoding translation initiation factor IF-1 — translation MAKEESIEVEGVVEEAMPNAMFLVRLENGHQVLGHISGKMRKFYIRILPGDRVKLELSPYDLTRGRITYRFK, via the coding sequence ATGGCCAAGGAAGAGTCTATCGAAGTTGAAGGTGTCGTCGAGGAAGCCATGCCCAATGCCATGTTTCTGGTTCGTCTGGAAAATGGCCATCAGGTGCTCGGACATATCTCCGGAAAGATGCGCAAGTTTTACATCCGCATCCTGCCCGGTGACAGGGTCAAGCTGGAGCTTTCTCCCTATGACCTGACCCGCGGCAGAATCACCTACCGCTTCAAATAA
- a CDS encoding cysteine peptidase family C39 domain-containing protein translates to MAVLVMVGCVQRPAFQPDREITARTVRLEVPFIPQTQNNDCGPSALAAVLAFHGRDVSLDEVTRRVFTPVLERTLLPDMENYARSLGFSTRSGRGDPVLLRDWINAGNPVILMLNMGGRMFSQGHYVVVYGHDPDGFLMHIGTRAEMYLPDQALLEGWEPMNRLYLVVE, encoded by the coding sequence ATGGCGGTGCTTGTGATGGTGGGGTGCGTGCAGCGCCCCGCTTTTCAGCCGGATCGGGAAATAACCGCCCGCACGGTGCGCCTGGAAGTGCCCTTTATCCCCCAGACCCAAAACAACGACTGCGGTCCGTCAGCCTTGGCCGCCGTGCTGGCGTTCCATGGCCGGGACGTGTCCCTGGATGAGGTGACGCGACGCGTCTTCACCCCGGTGCTGGAGCGGACGCTGCTTCCGGACATGGAGAACTACGCCAGGTCGCTGGGCTTCTCGACCCGCTCCGGTCGCGGGGATCCGGTCCTGCTCCGGGACTGGATCAACGCAGGCAATCCCGTTATCCTTATGCTCAACATGGGCGGAAGGATGTTCAGCCAAGGCCATTACGTGGTGGTGTATGGTCATGATCCGGACGGATTCCTGATGCATATCGGGACCAGAGCGGAGATGTACCTGCCGGACCAGGCGCTGCTTGAGGGCTGGGAGCCCATGAACCGTCTTTACCTTGTCGTGGAGTGA
- a CDS encoding tetratricopeptide repeat protein encodes MRRAFFLVFFLVLALAGCATPRIVVLSDPLDAREHNDLGASYETSGELDLALKAYETAAAKDRSWDQPLINLGNVHSAQADWTQAAASYRQALKRNPENSEAMNNLAYALVNLDEPREALEWSSKAVQAEPGNPLFRATLAQALAGTGEREKALALLDETLQTLPSDDPLREKIAALRDQIENSAP; translated from the coding sequence GTGCGTCGTGCATTCTTTCTTGTCTTCTTTTTGGTCCTTGCGCTGGCCGGTTGCGCCACGCCCAGGATCGTCGTGCTTTCCGACCCGCTGGACGCCCGCGAACACAACGATCTGGGTGCCTCTTACGAGACCTCCGGAGAACTGGACCTGGCCCTCAAAGCCTATGAAACGGCCGCGGCCAAGGATCGTTCCTGGGACCAGCCGCTTATCAATCTGGGTAACGTGCATTCGGCCCAGGCTGATTGGACGCAGGCTGCGGCCAGTTACCGGCAGGCCCTGAAACGCAATCCCGAAAACTCCGAGGCCATGAATAATCTGGCTTATGCGCTCGTGAACCTGGATGAGCCGCGCGAGGCCCTGGAATGGTCCTCCAAGGCAGTGCAGGCCGAGCCCGGCAACCCGCTCTTCCGGGCGACCCTGGCCCAGGCCTTGGCGGGAACCGGCGAGAGGGAGAAGGCGCTCGCGCTCCTTGACGAAACCCTGCAAACCCTTCCTTCCGATGATCCCCTGCGTGAGAAGATAGCCGCTCTGCGCGACCAGATCGAAAACTCCGCCCCCTGA
- a CDS encoding PAS domain-containing sensor histidine kinase — MAPRKSLFRRLSLSLGLLSTVIILVVSTLVFLFLSWRVGNQMQERAEDTITFLAQALETPFWALDRESAAAVAKATSMDVNVGLLELRDSRGEEWFGYNTGNSLFIIREAEVSHEGQVIGSIRLGLEDSVRQKSLAGIGLVGGGIALLVILAQYCLAKRLLRHYFQQPFAALDSLVGAYARGNYTQVDPGVYYTEFEPLVNAFLGMGQTIERQVSTLAESEEKYRVIFNNSPVGIFRSTLDGELLEGNAALGNMFGYASRDDFLVSSGLRVEPVYADSSAREAYLRELLAASGALSSEMKFVRKDGTHFEGVLTASIQQDAEGRPVFLNGVVEDVSARKKAEKRLRQSEEKFSRLFRLSPDVIVVMNMTEGRIIDVNEAFSRLTGFAYHEAVGKTAQELGLYADPAMRELVRRRMQTSGQIDNVDFSLGCKDGRTISCVLSSQLLTVGDESCVMAVLRDVTEFKRMQELMIQSEKMISVGGIAAGVAHEINNPLGIIMVSSQNLVQRTRPDFSKNIEAAENIGLDMNLFDRYMRVRGLYDFVKNIQDAAVRAADIIRHMLDFSRRSESRRTICDLRTVIERAAHLAGNDFELKKSYDFKKIDIQWECAENFPPVSCTETEIEQVFLNLFRNAAQAMASAQPQIMAPRIVVRMKAEADRVVLEVEDNGPGMPPEVQRRAFEPFFTTKPPGVGTGLGLSVSYFIITRSHDGQMRLESRPGQGTHFTIELPVPEPGGQKEDECIHDS; from the coding sequence ATGGCTCCCAGGAAATCCCTCTTCAGGCGGCTCTCTCTTTCTCTTGGTCTCTTGAGCACGGTCATCATCCTTGTCGTTTCGACGCTGGTTTTCTTATTTCTTTCGTGGCGGGTGGGCAATCAGATGCAGGAACGGGCCGAGGACACCATCACGTTTTTGGCTCAGGCCCTGGAGACGCCGTTCTGGGCCCTGGACCGGGAAAGCGCGGCCGCAGTGGCAAAGGCCACGAGCATGGACGTCAACGTCGGCCTTCTGGAATTGCGGGACTCCCGGGGCGAAGAATGGTTCGGCTACAACACCGGCAATTCCCTCTTCATCATCCGCGAGGCCGAGGTCAGCCATGAAGGGCAAGTTATCGGCTCTATCCGCCTGGGCCTGGAGGATTCCGTTCGACAAAAGTCGTTGGCCGGCATTGGTCTTGTCGGCGGCGGCATAGCGCTGCTTGTCATTCTTGCGCAGTATTGCCTGGCCAAAAGGCTCCTGCGCCATTATTTCCAGCAGCCCTTTGCGGCTTTGGATTCCCTGGTCGGAGCCTATGCGCGCGGGAATTACACCCAGGTCGACCCCGGTGTTTACTATACGGAGTTCGAGCCGCTGGTGAATGCATTTCTGGGCATGGGGCAAACCATCGAACGGCAGGTCAGCACCCTGGCCGAGAGCGAAGAGAAATACCGGGTGATTTTCAACAATTCCCCTGTCGGAATCTTCCGCTCGACCCTGGATGGTGAGTTGCTGGAAGGCAATGCCGCCTTGGGGAACATGTTCGGCTACGCTTCACGGGACGATTTCTTGGTCTCCAGCGGGCTTCGAGTCGAACCTGTCTATGCGGATTCTTCGGCTCGCGAGGCATATTTGCGGGAGCTTTTGGCCGCTTCGGGGGCGCTGAGCAGTGAAATGAAGTTTGTGCGCAAGGACGGCACGCATTTCGAGGGGGTGCTGACCGCGTCGATTCAGCAGGACGCGGAAGGCCGTCCGGTTTTTCTGAACGGCGTGGTCGAGGATGTCAGCGCCCGCAAGAAGGCCGAGAAGCGTCTGCGGCAGTCGGAAGAGAAGTTTTCGCGTCTGTTCAGGCTTTCGCCCGACGTCATCGTTGTCATGAACATGACCGAAGGGCGGATCATCGACGTCAACGAGGCCTTCAGCCGCCTGACGGGCTTCGCCTACCACGAGGCCGTGGGCAAGACCGCACAGGAGCTTGGCCTGTACGCAGATCCTGCCATGCGCGAGTTGGTGCGGCGGCGTATGCAGACCAGTGGGCAGATCGACAACGTCGATTTTTCTCTTGGCTGCAAGGATGGAAGAACCATCTCCTGCGTGCTGTCGAGCCAGTTGCTGACAGTGGGTGACGAGTCCTGCGTCATGGCCGTGTTGCGTGACGTGACGGAATTCAAGCGCATGCAGGAGCTCATGATCCAGAGCGAGAAGATGATCTCGGTCGGCGGCATCGCGGCGGGCGTGGCCCACGAGATCAACAACCCGCTCGGCATCATCATGGTCAGCAGCCAGAATCTGGTGCAAAGGACCCGGCCGGATTTTTCCAAGAATATCGAGGCGGCCGAAAATATCGGTCTCGATATGAATCTATTCGACCGGTACATGCGGGTCAGGGGCCTGTATGACTTCGTCAAAAATATCCAGGACGCCGCTGTGCGAGCCGCGGACATCATCCGTCACATGCTTGATTTCAGCCGCCGCAGCGAATCGAGGCGCACGATTTGCGATCTGCGCACCGTCATCGAACGGGCCGCGCATTTGGCGGGGAATGATTTCGAACTCAAAAAAAGCTATGATTTCAAAAAAATAGATATTCAGTGGGAATGTGCTGAAAATTTTCCCCCCGTCAGTTGCACGGAAACCGAAATCGAGCAGGTGTTTTTGAACCTGTTTCGAAATGCGGCCCAGGCCATGGCCTCGGCCCAGCCTCAGATCATGGCGCCGCGCATCGTGGTGCGCATGAAGGCCGAGGCCGATCGCGTGGTGCTGGAGGTGGAGGACAACGGACCCGGCATGCCGCCCGAAGTGCAGCGCCGGGCCTTTGAACCGTTTTTTACGACCAAGCCGCCGGGAGTGGGGACAGGTCTTGGCCTTTCCGTGTCCTACTTCATCATTACCCGCAGCCACGATGGGCAGATGCGGCTGGAATCGCGTCCGGGTCAGGGCACGCACTTTACCATCGAACTCCCGGTCCCTGAGCCCGGTGGGCAAAAGGAGGACGAGTGCATTCACGACTCATGA
- a CDS encoding PHP domain-containing protein — protein sequence MPEIDLHTHSTASDGTLSPAELVAAAVAARLKAIALTDHDTVIGLPEACAAGRELGLEVIGGCELSVEFERGSMHLLGLWLPQHPLRLQATLDYLSDLRTARNENIIANLNAYGVDITRAELEDITTGGSIGRPHFAQLLVQKGFAVNFQDAFMNWLRPGTKGYAPKEKLSPRQAIELLKDEQATVILAHPCTLKLEKDETENVLRELKDYGLDGVEVFYSMHTQAQTNFYANLCRTLDLLQSAGSDFHGDNKRGIALGRGKGGLRPSYELVLRMKEARSKLGLQLPLCS from the coding sequence ATGCCGGAAATAGATCTGCACACCCACTCCACCGCTTCCGATGGCACCTTGAGTCCTGCGGAACTCGTTGCTGCGGCCGTGGCGGCACGCCTCAAAGCCATCGCCCTGACCGACCACGACACGGTCATCGGGCTGCCCGAAGCCTGCGCCGCCGGACGCGAACTCGGCCTGGAAGTCATCGGGGGATGCGAACTGAGCGTTGAATTCGAACGCGGCAGCATGCATCTGCTGGGTCTCTGGCTGCCTCAGCACCCGCTGCGCCTGCAGGCCACCTTAGATTACCTGAGCGACCTGCGCACGGCGCGCAACGAAAACATCATTGCGAACCTGAACGCCTACGGCGTGGACATCACCCGCGCCGAACTGGAAGACATCACCACCGGCGGGTCCATCGGCCGGCCCCATTTCGCGCAACTGCTGGTGCAAAAAGGGTTCGCCGTCAATTTCCAGGACGCATTCATGAACTGGTTGCGGCCGGGAACCAAGGGCTACGCGCCCAAGGAAAAGCTCTCGCCCCGCCAGGCCATCGAGCTCCTCAAAGACGAGCAGGCCACGGTCATCCTGGCCCACCCCTGCACGTTGAAACTCGAAAAAGACGAGACCGAAAATGTGCTGCGCGAGCTCAAGGACTACGGACTCGACGGCGTGGAGGTCTTCTATTCCATGCACACTCAGGCCCAGACAAATTTCTACGCGAACCTCTGTCGCACGCTGGACCTGCTCCAGAGCGCGGGCTCGGACTTCCATGGCGACAACAAGCGGGGCATCGCCCTGGGCCGGGGCAAGGGCGGACTGCGGCCATCCTACGAACTGGTGCTGCGCATGAAAGAAGCGCGCAGCAAGCTCGGTCTTCAACTTCCGCTCTGCTCCTGA
- a CDS encoding chemotaxis protein CheX, translated as MSPDLAKPFINATKHVLSATAALEVVAGPPYVKKDKIACGCVSALIGITGDKKGTFCISFDKNTAVHIVRHMLGDAIEDVVQDVQDAMGEITNMISGHARVGMVSMGLKLQGSTPSVIMGDNHSISYRASAQAIAIPFSCQAGKFTLEFCFD; from the coding sequence ATGAGCCCCGACCTGGCCAAACCTTTCATCAATGCAACCAAGCATGTACTCTCCGCCACTGCGGCTCTTGAGGTTGTAGCCGGGCCTCCCTATGTGAAAAAAGACAAAATCGCCTGCGGTTGTGTCTCTGCGCTGATCGGCATCACCGGAGACAAAAAAGGGACATTTTGCATCTCTTTCGACAAAAATACCGCCGTTCACATAGTCAGGCACATGCTCGGAGACGCCATCGAGGATGTCGTACAGGACGTGCAGGATGCCATGGGCGAAATCACGAACATGATCTCCGGTCATGCCCGAGTCGGCATGGTGAGCATGGGCCTCAAGCTGCAAGGCTCTACCCCGTCGGTCATCATGGGAGACAACCACTCCATCTCCTACCGCGCCTCGGCTCAGGCCATCGCCATTCCATTCTCCTGTCAGGCCGGGAAATTCACCCTGGAGTTCTGTTTCGACTAG
- a CDS encoding response regulator: MHSRLMIIDDEEHIRSALACFLEDFEDFHVRSAHSAELALQELRREQADLCIVDIRLPAMNGPEFIRVCREQGLCRHHILHTGSTDFRLYVDIETLGMCDADVFQKPCDSMVMLERIRKVLRDR; encoded by the coding sequence GTGCATTCACGACTCATGATCATCGACGACGAAGAGCATATCCGCAGCGCCTTGGCCTGTTTTCTGGAGGACTTTGAAGATTTTCACGTCCGTTCGGCGCATTCGGCGGAATTGGCCCTGCAGGAGTTGCGGCGGGAACAGGCGGACCTCTGCATTGTCGACATCCGCCTGCCGGCCATGAACGGGCCGGAGTTCATTCGAGTTTGCCGGGAGCAGGGGCTCTGCCGTCACCATATCCTGCACACCGGCTCCACGGACTTCCGCCTTTATGTCGACATCGAAACGCTGGGAATGTGCGATGCCGACGTGTTCCAGAAACCCTGCGACAGCATGGTCATGCTGGAGCGGATTCGCAAGGTGCTGCGCGATAGGTGA
- a CDS encoding protein adenylyltransferase SelO, giving the protein MFPQDHNSFTGQGWNFDNTYALLPESLFVRQRPTPVKKPGLALFNPELAASLGLDAASLDGPDGAAIFTGNRLPTGADPIAQAYAGHQFGHFTMLGDGRAILLGEHITPGGERFDIQLKGSGQTPFSRRGDGRAALGPMLREYIISEAMHALGIPTTRSLAVATTGEPVYRETTQTGAVLTRVASSHIRVGTFEYLAARSKTDDLRILAEYTIRRHYPELAEAENPFLELLRAVMERQAALVTSWLHVGFIHGVMNTDNMALCGESIDYGPCAFMDAYDPATVFSSIDRDGRYAYGNQPSITQWNLTRLAETLLPLLHEKEEEATQMAQEALEEFPALFRRHWIRGMRDKLGLFTAEDEDAALAQNLLKLMQDNGADYTLTLRGLTVETPEGAFFRDPGFLRWQEQWKARLARQHETPEQSRSLMRAHNPAVIPRNRHVEEALEAATLKNDFEPVKRLLDALSSPYEDRPEHASYRAPGLLDAGYRTFCGT; this is encoded by the coding sequence ATGTTTCCTCAAGATCACAATTCATTCACCGGCCAAGGCTGGAACTTCGACAATACCTACGCCCTGCTGCCGGAATCGCTCTTCGTGCGCCAAAGGCCCACTCCGGTGAAAAAACCCGGTCTTGCACTCTTTAATCCCGAACTGGCAGCGTCCCTGGGCCTTGATGCGGCCAGCCTTGATGGCCCGGACGGTGCCGCCATTTTTACCGGTAACCGCCTCCCTACAGGCGCGGACCCCATCGCCCAGGCCTACGCGGGACATCAGTTCGGGCACTTCACCATGCTCGGCGACGGCCGCGCCATTTTACTGGGCGAACACATCACGCCCGGCGGTGAGCGTTTCGACATCCAGCTCAAGGGTTCGGGCCAGACCCCCTTTTCCCGTCGCGGCGACGGGCGCGCGGCCCTTGGTCCCATGCTGCGCGAATACATCATCAGCGAGGCCATGCACGCCCTCGGCATCCCGACCACGCGCAGCCTCGCGGTGGCGACCACCGGCGAACCCGTGTACCGCGAAACGACCCAGACGGGAGCCGTGCTGACCCGCGTAGCGAGCAGCCACATCCGCGTCGGAACCTTCGAGTACCTTGCGGCGCGCAGCAAGACAGACGACCTGCGCATCCTGGCCGAATACACCATCCGCCGCCATTATCCGGAACTTGCCGAGGCCGAAAACCCCTTCCTTGAACTGCTGCGCGCGGTCATGGAGCGTCAGGCCGCACTCGTGACCAGCTGGCTGCACGTCGGCTTCATCCACGGGGTCATGAACACCGACAACATGGCCCTGTGCGGCGAAAGCATCGACTATGGACCGTGCGCCTTCATGGACGCATACGACCCGGCCACGGTGTTCAGTTCCATCGACCGCGACGGCCGCTATGCCTACGGCAACCAGCCCTCCATCACCCAATGGAACCTGACCCGCCTGGCCGAAACCCTGCTCCCGCTGCTGCACGAAAAAGAGGAAGAGGCCACACAGATGGCACAGGAGGCCCTGGAAGAATTCCCGGCATTGTTCAGACGGCACTGGATCCGGGGCATGCGGGACAAGCTTGGCCTCTTCACGGCTGAAGACGAAGACGCGGCGCTGGCGCAGAATCTTCTGAAACTCATGCAGGACAACGGCGCGGACTATACCCTGACCCTGCGCGGCCTCACCGTGGAAACTCCCGAGGGTGCATTCTTCCGCGACCCCGGCTTTCTGCGCTGGCAGGAGCAATGGAAAGCGCGACTGGCGCGACAGCATGAGACGCCTGAGCAGTCGCGCAGCCTCATGCGCGCGCACAACCCGGCAGTCATACCGCGCAACCGCCACGTGGAGGAGGCGCTGGAAGCGGCGACCCTCAAAAATGACTTCGAGCCCGTGAAACGGCTTCTGGACGCCCTATCGAGCCCCTATGAAGACCGGCCTGAGCACGCGTCCTACCGCGCACCGGGCCTGCTCGACGCGGGCTACCGGACGTTCTGCGGCACATGA
- a CDS encoding PA2779 family protein — MNSQKWFFRTQVCWPILVAYLFLALIPSNADAFLAQSRLSSGEIISERSADIASIQTALENKVVTQRLADYGLTPDEVNAKLGSLSDEQLHQLASLSGDVGGGIVGAVVAVLVVILLVVLILHFSGKRIVVN, encoded by the coding sequence ATGAATAGCCAAAAGTGGTTTTTCAGAACTCAGGTGTGTTGGCCGATTCTGGTCGCCTATCTCTTCCTCGCGCTCATTCCTTCCAACGCCGATGCCTTCCTGGCGCAAAGCCGCCTGTCTTCGGGCGAGATCATTTCCGAGCGAAGCGCCGATATCGCTTCCATCCAGACCGCTCTGGAGAATAAGGTCGTGACCCAGCGACTGGCGGATTACGGATTGACCCCGGATGAGGTGAACGCGAAACTCGGTTCGCTTTCCGATGAGCAGCTGCACCAGCTGGCCAGCCTGTCAGGTGACGTGGGCGGCGGTATTGTCGGTGCGGTCGTCGCGGTGCTGGTGGTCATTTTGCTGGTGGTCCTCATTCTGCACTTCAGCGGTAAGCGCATTGTCGTCAACTAG
- a CDS encoding peptidase U32 family protein: MHVIPELLVPVGSPDKLATALRYGADAVYLGGQALSLRAKTDGFSFSQLRDAVNLAHAGGTKVYFAMNLLAWEEHLPGVEAYLEELAGIDVDGLIIADPGIMSMAMKRVPHIPIHVSTQVSTSNSATAAFWRDLGARRINVARELGAARIRAMVRNVPDLEFEVFVHGAMCMAVSGRCLLSSHLTRRSGNLGQCTHPCRFDYKVTAVRLEERLRPGEDTWEIQCGGEFSQVMAAEDLCLIKYLNWFRNNGVASLKIEGRMKTPSYLAQVTDVYRTALDDLAAGTFRPGLYLEELQQLATRPLTSAFFTPQPVTLLPALSRSLTKNIVGRLVEPTGDDRWVMDVKHRFETGSPLEILFPGLRRPVLGADDYGVENAEGELLPTVHGGMRVVLRCAYPGLEAGMFLRAHHPGVYNSQAG; this comes from the coding sequence ATGCACGTAATACCCGAACTCCTCGTCCCTGTCGGAAGCCCGGATAAACTGGCCACGGCCCTGCGCTACGGAGCCGACGCCGTGTATCTGGGCGGTCAGGCCCTTAGCCTGCGCGCCAAGACCGACGGTTTCTCCTTCTCCCAGCTCCGCGATGCCGTGAACCTGGCTCACGCAGGCGGAACAAAAGTCTATTTCGCCATGAACCTGCTGGCCTGGGAGGAGCATCTGCCCGGCGTGGAAGCCTATCTGGAGGAGCTTGCCGGCATCGACGTCGACGGGCTCATCATCGCCGATCCCGGCATCATGAGCATGGCCATGAAACGCGTCCCGCACATCCCGATCCACGTCTCGACCCAGGTAAGCACCTCCAATTCCGCCACGGCCGCGTTCTGGCGCGACCTGGGCGCGCGCCGCATCAACGTGGCCCGCGAACTGGGGGCCGCCCGCATCCGGGCCATGGTGCGAAACGTCCCTGACCTGGAGTTCGAAGTCTTCGTGCACGGAGCCATGTGCATGGCCGTGTCGGGGCGCTGCCTGCTCTCCTCCCACCTGACCAGGCGCTCGGGCAACCTGGGCCAATGCACCCACCCCTGCCGCTTCGACTACAAGGTCACCGCCGTGCGTCTGGAAGAGCGCCTGCGCCCCGGCGAGGACACCTGGGAGATCCAGTGCGGCGGGGAGTTCAGCCAGGTCATGGCCGCCGAGGACCTTTGCCTCATCAAGTACCTGAACTGGTTCCGCAACAACGGCGTGGCCAGCCTCAAGATCGAAGGCCGCATGAAGACGCCCTCCTACCTGGCCCAGGTCACGGACGTGTACCGCACGGCCCTGGACGACCTGGCCGCCGGAACCTTCCGCCCCGGACTCTACCTGGAGGAGTTGCAGCAGCTGGCCACCCGCCCCCTGACCTCGGCCTTCTTCACGCCCCAGCCCGTGACCCTGCTCCCGGCCCTGTCCAGATCCCTGACCAAGAACATTGTCGGCAGACTGGTCGAGCCCACCGGAGATGACCGCTGGGTCATGGACGTCAAGCACCGCTTCGAGACCGGATCGCCCCTTGAAATCCTGTTCCCCGGCCTGCGCCGCCCGGTTCTGGGCGCGGACGACTACGGCGTGGAAAACGCCGAGGGCGAGCTTCTGCCCACGGTCCACGGCGGGATGCGGGTAGTGCTGCGCTGCGCCTATCCGGGCCTTGAAGCGGGCATGTTCCTGCGCGCCCACCACCCCGGCGTCTACAACAGTCAGGCCGGCTGA
- a CDS encoding methyl-accepting chemotaxis protein — MLFLQFWKKKQKAGADSSAEHEPAADTRTDAALLDAVAGAIALQRLSSPLDALGERLKATTEVGLRQVAVIEEHTAAVVNRADTVNGHALRQAEMAQAAVGHMARLEARLGEVELRMDELSAAMGELLGFVGTVETRIKGIGSIAHAIRDIAANTNMLALNATIEAAHAGAAGKGFGVIANEIRTLSHQTVDATTRVDGQNDEIGRNVTAMVEAVRRVEGFVGRMQASMSACLEDARVARPCVEEGGMLAADLRGESQSIVRDVAAVQESLVALHDGSASQAKEAETLAVHARQVSETSESQLAAVGRLRFAAHERAKSAVETLVRDADVSAMERRRVEIALRRALGQGLFELLYVTDAKGRQIVDNVGQVKTAYGDTGLGKDWSQRPWFRHPAGQRETYVSDFYRSAATDAYCLTVSAPILDTSGALLGVLGADVDLGRLVELARHQQAV, encoded by the coding sequence ATGCTTTTCTTACAATTTTGGAAAAAAAAACAAAAAGCGGGCGCTGATTCATCCGCAGAACATGAACCCGCCGCCGATACGCGCACCGATGCCGCGTTGCTTGACGCCGTGGCCGGGGCCATCGCCTTGCAGCGTTTATCATCGCCCCTTGACGCCCTCGGGGAGCGGCTCAAGGCCACTACCGAGGTCGGGCTGCGGCAGGTTGCGGTCATCGAGGAACATACGGCCGCAGTGGTCAACCGGGCCGACACCGTGAACGGCCACGCGTTGCGCCAGGCCGAGATGGCGCAGGCGGCCGTGGGGCACATGGCCCGCCTGGAAGCCCGTCTGGGCGAGGTGGAGCTGCGCATGGATGAGCTCTCCGCCGCCATGGGCGAACTGCTCGGCTTCGTCGGCACGGTGGAGACGCGCATCAAGGGCATCGGCTCCATTGCCCACGCCATCCGCGACATCGCCGCCAACACCAACATGCTCGCCCTCAATGCCACCATCGAGGCGGCCCATGCCGGGGCGGCAGGGAAAGGATTCGGCGTCATCGCCAACGAGATTCGGACCCTCTCCCACCAGACCGTGGACGCCACCACGCGGGTCGATGGACAGAACGACGAAATCGGAAGGAATGTCACCGCCATGGTGGAGGCCGTGCGCCGGGTCGAGGGTTTTGTGGGGCGGATGCAGGCGTCCATGAGCGCCTGCCTCGAAGATGCGCGGGTAGCCCGGCCATGCGTCGAGGAAGGAGGCATGCTGGCCGCGGACCTGCGCGGCGAAAGCCAGAGCATCGTCCGGGACGTGGCCGCGGTGCAGGAGAGCCTCGTAGCCCTGCACGACGGCAGCGCCTCTCAGGCCAAAGAAGCCGAGACTCTGGCCGTCCATGCCCGGCAGGTCAGCGAGACTTCCGAGAGCCAGCTCGCGGCCGTGGGCAGGCTGCGCTTCGCCGCCCATGAGCGGGCCAAGAGCGCCGTGGAGACTCTGGTGCGCGACGCCGACGTCAGCGCCATGGAGCGCCGCCGGGTGGAAATCGCCCTGCGCCGCGCCCTGGGCCAGGGACTCTTTGAACTGCTCTACGTGACCGACGCCAAAGGCAGACAGATCGTGGACAACGTGGGTCAGGTGAAGACGGCCTACGGCGACACCGGGCTCGGCAAGGACTGGTCCCAGCGTCCCTGGTTCCGCCACCCTGCCGGACAGCGGGAAACCTATGTCTCGGACTTCTACCGATCCGCCGCCACCGACGCCTATTGCCTCACGGTCTCCGCGCCCATCCTCGACACCTCCGGCGCGCTCCTCGGAGTGCTCGGCGCCGATGTGGACCTTGGTCGCCTCGTCGAACTGGCCCGCCACCAACAGGCGGTCTGA